Proteins encoded in a region of the Balneola sp. genome:
- a CDS encoding DUF423 domain-containing protein — protein MSPSRTIALAGFLMMLAIALGAFGAHALEGRLTLERLDTWQIAVRYQVWNSLGIIAMVLVGKHFMVDTKAMGLSLIFGIVIFSGSLYTLCLTNIGIFGAITPIGGLLMIIAWGLFAWKLFINTSES, from the coding sequence ATGAGCCCGAGCAGAACTATAGCTTTAGCTGGTTTTCTTATGATGCTTGCTATCGCACTTGGGGCATTTGGTGCTCATGCACTTGAGGGGCGCCTAACACTAGAAAGACTAGATACCTGGCAAATAGCCGTTCGCTATCAGGTTTGGAATTCCCTGGGCATTATTGCCATGGTGTTGGTAGGAAAACACTTTATGGTTGATACCAAAGCTATGGGGCTTTCATTAATCTTCGGAATTGTCATCTTCTCAGGAAGCCTGTACACCCTCTGCCTTACTAATATTGGAATTTTTGGAGCCATTACCCCCATTGGTGGACTTCTTATGATTATTGCCTGGGGACTTTTTGCATGGAAATTATTTATTAATACATCAGAATCATGA
- a CDS encoding DUF427 domain-containing protein: MMKAIWNGQVLAESDDIITIENNHYFPPESINEKFFTNSDMNTTCPWKGVASYYTIEVDGKTNPDAAWYYPEPSSAAKGIEGRIAFWRGVEFIK; the protein is encoded by the coding sequence ATCATGAAAGCTATTTGGAATGGCCAGGTCCTGGCCGAAAGTGACGACATTATTACTATTGAAAACAATCATTACTTCCCACCGGAATCTATAAACGAGAAATTCTTTACGAATAGTGATATGAACACTACATGTCCCTGGAAAGGAGTAGCTAGTTATTATACCATCGAGGTTGACGGAAAGACCAATCCTGATGCAGCCTGGTATTACCCTGAACCCTCAAGCGCTGCTAAGGGAATTGAAGGGCGTATTGCCTTTTGGAGAGGTGTAGAATTCATTAAATAA